The DNA sequence TTGACGACCCGGTCCGCTATCAGTTCGAGAAACTCCGTTGGCCCGAAACCGTCCGCGGCGGCCAGGCTCGATGTAGCGTGGCCGATATCGAAGGTAACATATGCGCCCGAATACTCTATAAGTTCCGCGAACAAATAGGGGTTTCCGGTAAAACCGCGCCTAAGGTTTTCAACGCAGAGGTTGACCTCTTTGTTTTGCGCAAATCTCACGAGGTCCGCCAAATTCTCTTTCGCGTCCTCGAAGCTGAGGTCATCGTCGCCGTAGTTGAGGCCTATATGAATCGTCAGGTATGCCCCGCCCCGCCCGGAGATGCCCGTGATGAGGTCTTTATACGCGGCGACGGCGGCCCGCGCTCTAACCTTATCGAAATGCCCTATATCGAGCTGTGAATAAAGGTGGTAGCGGTCCGGAACGGCGGCGGCGCCGTTCCCCGTATCGGCCAGCGCGGACTTTAGCTCGGAGATATAGCCGTCAAAGTCCGACATGCTCTCATCGTCCAAGATAACGTCGTATGCTTCGAACCGACGGAACTCCGGGCTTTGCCCGAAACCGGCTTTTCTAAAGTGCGATAGCCTTATGGGGCGTGCGATTGTGGGTATTATCATACTCTCATCAACCTTCTAGACTTTTGTTAATATATATAATATAGTGAGTTGCATGATAATGCAAGGATATTTTTGCGATAAGTGATACTTATTTACGGCGATAGCGGCTTTCGTGTGACTACTAGTAAGAGCTAGCGAAACGTTCAGCAATATCAGGGCTAAAGCCCTGAGCTACGAGAGTGCGGTGCAGCCGGTATCAGGGCTAAAACCCTCAGCTGTGAGAGCCGGGGCGGAAATCGGTACGACCATCGACCAGGAGCAAAGTATGTTGGACGACAGCGTAATGGCCAAGTACGAGCATGTTAAAGCGACCATAAAGATGCTTGAAAGCGTCGTCGTAGCGTTTTCGAGCGGAATAGACAGCACGCTCGTTCTAAAAGCCGCGCTCGAGGTCTTGCCGCGAGACAAGGTCCTCGCGGTCACGGCGGACTCGCCCATCTTCCCCCGAGAGGAGCTGGAAGCGGCCGCCGTCATCGCTGACGCGCTCGGAGCCGAGCATCTCTTCGTCGAGAGCGGCGAGACCCGGTTGCCGCAATTCGCCGAAAACACGTCGGAACGATGCTATCTCTGTAAGCGAAATTTCTACTCGATCTTCGCGTCCACGGCCGTCGAGCGAGGATTCAATGCGGTCGTCGACGGGACCAATCTCGACGACAAAACGGATGACCGACCATGGCTGAGAATCCTCGATGAACTCGGAATAGTCTCCCCCCTATTCGAAGCGCGACTTAGTAAACGAGAGGTCATCGAATTGAGCGACACATTCGGCCTGGAGATAAATAAGCCGCTCTATCTCTGTCTCGCCTCCCGCTTCTCGACCGGCATCCCCATCGATATAGATAAGATGGAGCAGCTATACGAGGTCGAACGATGGCTGCTGCGGCAGGGGGTCTCAGAGACCTTCATCCACCACCACCACGAGGATGTCGCGCGGGTCATCGTCTTTCCCGAGAACATCGCGCGCGTCGCCGAGCCCGTTGTCCGCGATGAACTGGTCGCCCGCTTGAAGTCATTGGGCTTTAAGCATGTCACACTCGACCTCGAGGGCAAATTTTAAGCGGCACCCCGCGTTAACCCCCTGAAACTCCCCGGCATGCCTTGACTTGGACGACCTTCCGTTATAACATGTTCATATGAGCACTCGTTCATATATAGGTAAGACCGGGGAGTCGACATTAAAAGGGGTGTGCGATTTGGCCGTCGACGAGTTAGGGCACGACATCTGCGGGGTAGTGCGAGCCGATAATGATAGAGTAGAGCGCATTCGCGCCGGGTTGGTCTGTGACGAGACGGCCGAGCGCCTTGCGGAGACCTTCAAGGTGCTCAGCGACCCGACTCGCGTCAAAATAGTCACCGCCCTGCTCCAGGGCGAGTTATGCGTCTGCGAAATCTCCGAGGTCGTCGGGATGAGCCAGTCCGCCGTCTCCCACCAGCTTCGCAAATTAAAAGACCTGCGGCTCGTCAAGCGCCGCAAACACTTTAAGATGGTCTACTATTCTCTCGACGACGGCCATATTTTAAGACTGATAACCGAGGGTATCGACCACGTCCGCGAGGAGTTCCCAGACACGGCCGTCGGCTCGACCATATTCGACATCGCGGGTGGCGCAGATGGCAACGGATAAAAAGGGCGGCGTCCATCTCGCCGAGGAATCGTATCCCCTATCCGGACTCGATTGTCCCGATTGCGCGCTCAAGGTCGAAAAAGCGATTAAAAAGATGCCCGGTGTCGATAGCGTGGTCGTCAATTTCTCGGCATCCAACATCCATCTCGAATACGACCCCGCTGTCAGTTCGCGCGATACCATCTTCTCCCAAATCGAGGCCTTCGGCTATAGTGTCGGCACTAAAGAAGCCCTTAGAACGTCCGCTTTTCGAATACAGGGTTTGGACTGTCCCGACTGCGCGATGAAGCTAGAGCGCAATATATCGGCTCTTAAGGGCGTCACATCGGCGAGCCTCGTCTATGAGACCGCTAAACTAACGGTCGGGCACGATGAGAGCCTCGTCTCGTCGTCTACTATCATCAGGGCCGTCAAAGCGGCCGGCTATGAAGCGACTATCGAGGGCGCCAAAGTCCCTGTCAAGACACGCGGACAGTTCTGGACGACCGACAAAAGGGCCCGCGCGGTCCTTGTGTCGGGGTTTGCGTTTGCGGCGGGCGGTGCCGTTCAACTAATTTCGGGGCTTACCCCTATCGCCGTCGCACTCTATGCCTCGACGATACTCGTCGCCGGCTACCGCCCGGCCAGAAGCTCGCTCGCGTCGCTTCGCTCGCTCGTCTTCGATATGAACGTCTTGATGACCTTTGCGGTTGTCGGCGCCGTCATCCTTGGCGAATGGGTCGAGGGCGCGGCGGTTATGTTTCTCTACGCGATAGGCACGCTTCTCGAAGCCTATACGATGGACAAGACGCGCCACGCCATACACGGACTTCTGGAGTTCGCGCCAAACCATGCCCTGGTGAAGACGGAAACCGCGACGAAACTCGTTCCCGTCGAGGACTTGAGCGTCGGCGATATAATAATCACCAAGCCCGGCGAGCGCATCCCCATAGACGGGCGGGTCGTCTATGGGCGCTCCTCCGTCGACCAGTCGACAATCACGGGTGAATCGGCCCTCGTCTCTAAAGACCCCGGAGACGACGTATACGCCGGCACACTCAACCAAGACGGCTATATCGAAATCGAGACCACGCGGCTCGCGGCGGACAGTACCATCGCCCGGATAATACACCTCGTCGAGGACGCGCAGTCGAAAAAGGCCCCGTCACAGCAGTTTATCGCGAGATTTTCGGCATACTACACCCCAATCGTTATAGGGGCGGCCTTCGGCGTAGCCGTTATCCCCCCGCTATTCGGCGGCTCGTTCGTGGAGTGGTTCTACCGGGCGCTCGTCCTGCTCGTCATATCATGCCCGTGCGCCCTGGTAATATCGACGCCGGTATCGATTGCGGCGGCCATCGGCGCGGCGACGAGAAACGGCGTCCTGATAAAAGGCGGATCGCACCTGGAGAGCATCGGACGGATAAAATCGGTCGTATTCGACAAGACCGGAACCCTTACATCGGGCCGTCTCTCGGTCACCGACGTCGTCCCCCTAAACGGATTTAGCGAGGCCGATATCGTGCGCATCACAGCGGCGCTCGAGGCCAAATCGTCCCATCCGCTCGCCGACGCCGTCGTCGATTTTGTCGACACGCTCGATGTCGAAGTGCCCGAGACCGACGGGTTCGTTTCGTTGCCGGGACGCGGCTTGCGAGCCGATATCGACGGCGTCACCTACTATGTCGGCAACCCCCGTCTCTTCGCGGAGATGAAGGTCCTCGATGCGGAGGTCGAGCCGCTGACCTTCGCCATGCAGCGCGAGGGCAAGACCGTCTTCATTCTTGGGACCGATGAGAAGCTGCTCGGCCTTGTCGCGGTCGCCGACAGCGTCCGCCAAGGCGCGAAAGACACGGTCTCGCGCCTCAGAGACCTCGGTATCTCGAATATAATCATGCTCACCGGCGACAACAAGGAAACCGCGAATGAGATATCGCGAAAGATCGGCATCGACGAATACCGCGCCGACCTTCTCCCCGAGGACAAGGTCGCCGAAGTAGAGAAACTTATACGGAAATACGGCCGAGTCGCTATGATTGGTGATGGGGTCAATGACGCTCCGGCGATATCCAGGGCCGACGTCGGTATCGCGATGGGCGCGGCCGGTTCCGACATTGCGCTCGAGACCTCCGATATCGCGCTTATGGGAGACGACTTGCGGAGCATACCGTATACGGTGGACTTGAGCCGCCGCACGCTCAAGATAATCAAACAGAATGTGGCCGTCTCGATTGTCACGAAAATCGCTTTTATAGCGCTGGCGGTCGGCGGGGTAGCTACCTTGTGGATGGCGGTCTTCGCCGACACGGGAATATCGATACTGGTCATCCTAAACGGGATGAGACTTTTTTCAAGAAATGTGGAGGACTAACTAAGATTTATGAAGCAGACGATCGTCGACTACGGCAGATGTAAACATTGCGCCAAATGCGTCGCCAGAAACGCATGTAAGACCAAAGCCTTGTTCCAAATCGACCCCGAAGAACCTCCCGCGGTCGACACCAAACTCTGCTACGGTTGCGGCAAATGCGTCCTCGAATGCCCGAGCGAAGCCCTGACCGTCAAAGACCTCTAGCCGGACTTGCCCTTAGTCACGATGTGTTTGGCGATATCGCCGTACATCTTCATACGAGCTTTCAATCCCCGGCGCATACCGAGCTTTTCTTCTTTTGTGACCTGGGTCGCTTCGGGTATGAGTACCTCCCGCACCTTAAACTTGTTCTGCTTGGCGTGTTGCGTGATGACGATTTCAACGCCATAGCCGGTCGCTTTCAAATCGGGCAAACCCTTCAAAAACTCGCGCCTAACGGCGCGCTGACCCGAGATAAACGGCACCATAGCTTGCGCCAGGTCCGTCGTTATGCGACCGCTCGTAAACCTTCCAACGGTCATATATAGTTCGTCTTCGTGAATGAGCGGCATTATCATGTTTTCGATATGCTCGCGCGTGATTCCGATAAGGTCGGCGTCGATGAATGCTATGATATCCGCATCGGTAGTCTCGATACCCTCCTGCATCGCCGCGCCCTTGCCTCCGTTGACGGCTCTTTCTATTACCCGGACGTCGAAGCCGCGCGCGACATCCGCCGTTCTGTCTTTAGAGCCGTCGCTGACGACGATTATCTCGTCGACTACATCGACGCTCTTTAAAATACTGAGCACATTGCCTATGTGGCGTTCCTCATTGAACGCGGGCACTATAACGGCAACCGATTTCCCATTGGTCGGCATCAGTTCCTCCGCGGTACTAGCCCGCTGTCAATTCCATTACCACATCCGCGATCGATTCAACCGCTTCTTCGAGCGGCACATCGCGCCGCTCTCCGGTCTCCCTGACCTTTACTTCGACATTTCCGCTCTTAAGAGTTCGCGCGCCGATGACCACTTGTACGGGTATCCCTATCAGGTCGGCATCGGCGAATTTTTTGCCGGCGGACTCCATCCTGTCATCGAGAAGTACCTCTGCGTTGCGCGCGACGAGGCCGTTATATAAGTTGTCGGCGCGCTCTCGCTGCTCTTCGCGGTCGTAATTGAGGACGACTATCTCCACATGATACGGGGCTATCGCCATCGGCCAGATAATCCCGCCGGCATCGTTGTGCTGCTCGATCGCCGCCGCCATCAAACGGCTTACGCCTATCCCGTAACATCCCATCACATACGGCTTAAGTTCGCCGTTTTCATCTACGTAGGTCGCGCCCATCGCCTCGCTGTACTCAAGGCCGAGCTGAAAGATTTGGCCCACCTCGATGCCCTTTGCCGACTTGAGCAACCCGTCGCACTCCGGACAGAGGTCGCCGTCGCCGACAGCGCGCGCGTCTGCGTGTTCGGCATCGACCGCCGGGGCATCCCCGGTACGCGCCTTTGCCACCTCCAGGTTGGCGGCGTATTCGCAGGTGTCGCAGTAGATAACCGTGTCTTCTCCGGCGTCGGCAAGTACCATGAACTCCTTGGAGACGCTTCCGCCGATGAGCCCGGTGTCGGCATCGACCGCCCTGAACTCCAGGCCGCACCGCGAAAAAACGCGGTTATACGCGTGGTACATGGTTTTGTACGATTTCTCAAGGTCGTCCTGGTCCAGGTTGAAACTGTACGCGTCCTTCATGATAAACTCGCGTCCGCGCAGTAAGCCGAATCTCGGCCTTATCTCATCCCTGAACTTGACCTGAATCTGGTATAGGGTCAACGGCAGCTGCCGGTACGACCTCGCCTCTTTCATGGCCAGGTCGGTGACGAGTTCTTCATGGGTCGGCCCGAGCGCGAAATCCCTGCCATGCCTGTCTTTCAGGCGCATCATCTCCGGCCCGTACCGGTCCCACCGCCCGCTCTTAATCCAAAGGTCGGAGGGCTGCAACGCCGACATCAATATCTCCTGGGCGCCAACCGCGTCCATCTCCTCGCGGACTATCCTCTCTATCTTCTTCAACGTCCGGTTGCCGAGCGGTAGAAATGTATATATGCCCGCCGCTACCTTGCGTATCATGGCGGCGCGCAGCAACAGCTTGTGACTTATAACCTCGGCCTCGGCCGGGCTCTCTTTGAGTGTCGGC is a window from the Actinomycetota bacterium genome containing:
- a CDS encoding sugar phosphate isomerase/epimerase → MIIPTIARPIRLSHFRKAGFGQSPEFRRFEAYDVILDDESMSDFDGYISELKSALADTGNGAAAVPDRYHLYSQLDIGHFDKVRARAAVAAYKDLITGISGRGGAYLTIHIGLNYGDDDLSFEDAKENLADLVRFAQNKEVNLCVENLRRGFTGNPYLFAELIEYSGAYVTFDIGHATSSLAAADGFGPTEFLELIADRVVNTHIYEYELDEVGHVAPEDLSVIGPVLARLQSTGCGWWVIELQEEELCRTRELVFELARDSVTGRKVRPLAGGLGPVGTTPYALTR
- the larE gene encoding ATP-dependent sacrificial sulfur transferase LarE: MQPVSGLKPSAVRAGAEIGTTIDQEQSMLDDSVMAKYEHVKATIKMLESVVVAFSSGIDSTLVLKAALEVLPRDKVLAVTADSPIFPREELEAAAVIADALGAEHLFVESGETRLPQFAENTSERCYLCKRNFYSIFASTAVERGFNAVVDGTNLDDKTDDRPWLRILDELGIVSPLFEARLSKREVIELSDTFGLEINKPLYLCLASRFSTGIPIDIDKMEQLYEVERWLLRQGVSETFIHHHHEDVARVIVFPENIARVAEPVVRDELVARLKSLGFKHVTLDLEGKF
- a CDS encoding winged helix-turn-helix transcriptional regulator, translated to MSTRSYIGKTGESTLKGVCDLAVDELGHDICGVVRADNDRVERIRAGLVCDETAERLAETFKVLSDPTRVKIVTALLQGELCVCEISEVVGMSQSAVSHQLRKLKDLRLVKRRKHFKMVYYSLDDGHILRLITEGIDHVREEFPDTAVGSTIFDIAGGADGNG
- the cadA gene encoding cadmium-translocating P-type ATPase; this translates as MATDKKGGVHLAEESYPLSGLDCPDCALKVEKAIKKMPGVDSVVVNFSASNIHLEYDPAVSSRDTIFSQIEAFGYSVGTKEALRTSAFRIQGLDCPDCAMKLERNISALKGVTSASLVYETAKLTVGHDESLVSSSTIIRAVKAAGYEATIEGAKVPVKTRGQFWTTDKRARAVLVSGFAFAAGGAVQLISGLTPIAVALYASTILVAGYRPARSSLASLRSLVFDMNVLMTFAVVGAVILGEWVEGAAVMFLYAIGTLLEAYTMDKTRHAIHGLLEFAPNHALVKTETATKLVPVEDLSVGDIIITKPGERIPIDGRVVYGRSSVDQSTITGESALVSKDPGDDVYAGTLNQDGYIEIETTRLAADSTIARIIHLVEDAQSKKAPSQQFIARFSAYYTPIVIGAAFGVAVIPPLFGGSFVEWFYRALVLLVISCPCALVISTPVSIAAAIGAATRNGVLIKGGSHLESIGRIKSVVFDKTGTLTSGRLSVTDVVPLNGFSEADIVRITAALEAKSSHPLADAVVDFVDTLDVEVPETDGFVSLPGRGLRADIDGVTYYVGNPRLFAEMKVLDAEVEPLTFAMQREGKTVFILGTDEKLLGLVAVADSVRQGAKDTVSRLRDLGISNIIMLTGDNKETANEISRKIGIDEYRADLLPEDKVAEVEKLIRKYGRVAMIGDGVNDAPAISRADVGIAMGAAGSDIALETSDIALMGDDLRSIPYTVDLSRRTLKIIKQNVAVSIVTKIAFIALAVGGVATLWMAVFADTGISILVILNGMRLFSRNVED
- a CDS encoding 4Fe-4S binding protein, which encodes MKQTIVDYGRCKHCAKCVARNACKTKALFQIDPEEPPAVDTKLCYGCGKCVLECPSEALTVKDL
- a CDS encoding glycosyltransferase, translated to MPTNGKSVAVIVPAFNEERHIGNVLSILKSVDVVDEIIVVSDGSKDRTADVARGFDVRVIERAVNGGKGAAMQEGIETTDADIIAFIDADLIGITREHIENMIMPLIHEDELYMTVGRFTSGRITTDLAQAMVPFISGQRAVRREFLKGLPDLKATGYGVEIVITQHAKQNKFKVREVLIPEATQVTKEEKLGMRRGLKARMKMYGDIAKHIVTKGKSG
- the proS gene encoding proline--tRNA ligase, which translates into the protein MRFSRLFAPTLKESPAEAEVISHKLLLRAAMIRKVAAGIYTFLPLGNRTLKKIERIVREEMDAVGAQEILMSALQPSDLWIKSGRWDRYGPEMMRLKDRHGRDFALGPTHEELVTDLAMKEARSYRQLPLTLYQIQVKFRDEIRPRFGLLRGREFIMKDAYSFNLDQDDLEKSYKTMYHAYNRVFSRCGLEFRAVDADTGLIGGSVSKEFMVLADAGEDTVIYCDTCEYAANLEVAKARTGDAPAVDAEHADARAVGDGDLCPECDGLLKSAKGIEVGQIFQLGLEYSEAMGATYVDENGELKPYVMGCYGIGVSRLMAAAIEQHNDAGGIIWPMAIAPYHVEIVVLNYDREEQRERADNLYNGLVARNAEVLLDDRMESAGKKFADADLIGIPVQVVIGARTLKSGNVEVKVRETGERRDVPLEEAVESIADVVMELTAG